One segment of Pyrenophora tritici-repentis strain M4 chromosome Unknown M4_contig_00043, whole genome shotgun sequence DNA contains the following:
- a CDS encoding Velvet domain containing protein: protein MNAVNACRLNDLDGKAGFWFVLQDLSVRTEGTFRLKLSLFDIGSGTNTVVPESQGPHTKFPGVIESTPLSKCFAQQGIKIPIRKDAPKEIVNANEYEADD, encoded by the exons ATGAATGCCGTCAACGCTTGTCGTCTCAACGACCTCGACGGCAAAGCCGGCTTCTGGTTCGTGCTGCAGGATCTGAGCGTCCGGACAGAGGGCACCTTTCGACTCAAGCTCAGCCTCTTCGACATTGGCAGCGGCACAAACACGGTGGTGCCCGAGAGTCAGGGCCCACACACG AAGTTCCCAGGTGTAATTGAGAGCACACCGCTCAGTAAGTGCTTTGCACAGCAGGGTATCAAGATACCGATACGGAAGGATGCACCAAAAGAAATAGTCAACGCAAACGAATATGAGGCGGATGATTAG
- a CDS encoding Velvet multi-domain protein, which yields MAWNPHSRNNTGRPEVVPQDRLIGSARRYELKVEQQPIRARMCGFGDKDRRPITPPPCIRLIVYDRITGRELDFNDIDSTYFVLMVDLWNQEGTAAVNLVRHSSAAPTVSISSSTTTSYPPPPDRQYVTTAIPQYDPPYRMTTHMPSYSHGPVMGYPYPQPGPPASYPAYAQTYGQPPQAPIMPPHP from the coding sequence ATGGCCTGGAATCCGCACAGCAGAAATAATACCGGTCGCCCAGAAGTAGTTCCGCAGGATCGCCTGATTGGGAGTGCAAGGAGATATGAGTTGAAGGTCGAACAGCAACCTATTCGAGCGCGCATGTGTGGATTCGGCGATAAAGACCGCAGGCCTataacgccgccgccatgTATCCGCCTCATCGTCTATGACCGGATTACGGGGCGAGAGCTGGACTTCAACGACATCGACAGCACCTACTTTGTCCTCATGGTGGACCTCTGGAACCAGGAAGGTACCGCCGCTGTCAACCTAGTGCGGCATTCCAGCGCAGCTCCCacagtcagcatcagcagtagcacaacgacctcgtatccgccgccgccagaCCGGCAGTACGTAACAACAGCCATTCCGCAGTACGATCCACCGTACAGAATGACGACGCACATGCCGTCATATTCGCATGGCCCCGTAATGGGGTACCCGTACCCGCAGCCTGGACCGCCGGCTAGCTATCCGGCGTACGCCCAAACTTACGGCCAACCACCCCAGGCACCCATAATGCCCCCGCACCCATGA